The following is a genomic window from Amycolatopsis australiensis.
CGGCTCCAGCTCCTCGATCAGCTCCATCGCGCGGACCTTGGGGGCGCCCGACAGCGTCCCGGCCGGGAAGCACGCCGTGACCGCGTCGAACGCCGTCTTGCCGTCGGCCAGCTCACCGGTGACGGTGGACACGATGTGCATGACGTGGCTGTAGCGCTCGATCTGGAAGAAGTCGACGACGCGCACGGTGCCCGGCTTGCAGACCTTGCCGAGGTCGTTGCGGCCGAGGTCGACGAGCATCAGGTGCTCGGCGCGCTCCTTCTCGTCGGCCAGCAGGTCCTTGGCCAGCTGCGCGTCCTCCTCCGGGTCGGCGCCGCGCCAGCGGGTGCCCGCGATCGGGTGCGTGGTCGCGCGGCCGTCCCGCACGGTGACCAGCGACTCGGGACTGGAGCCGACGATGTCGAAGCCCGCCAGCCGCAGCAGGTACATGTACGGGCTGGGGTTGGACGTGCGCAGCACGCGGTAGATGTCGAGCGCGTCGGCCGCGGTGGGGATCTCGAACCGTTGCGACGGAACGATCTGGAACGCTTCGCCGGCCTTGATCGCCTCGACGGCCTTCTCGACGGCCGCGTGGAAATCCGCCTTGGAGCGCTTCCGGACGAACTCGGGCGCGGGCCGGTCGAACGCGGCGACGGTGGCCGGCGCGGGCACCTGCAGCTGCTCGGTCATGGCGCCGAGCCGGGCGACGGCGTCGTCGTAGGCCGCGTCCACGCGCTCGGGCGAGTCGTCCCAGTTGACGGCGTTCGCGATGAGCGTGACCGTGCCCTCGTGGTGGTCGAAGGCCGCCAGGTCGGTGGCCAGGAGCATGGTCAGCTCGGGGATGTCGAGGTCGCGTTCGGCCAGCTCGGGCAGCTTTTCCAGCCAGCGGACGGCGTCGTAGCCGATGTAGCCGACCATGCCGCCGGTCAGCGGCGGCAGCCCGGGCAGGGGCTCGGTGTGCAGCGCTTCGATCGTTTCGCGCAGCACGGTCAGCGGGTTGCCTTCGCTGGGCAGGCCGACCGGCGGCGTCCCGGTCCAGACCGCTTCGCCGTCGCGGACGGTGAGCGCGGCCGGGCTGCGGACACCGATGAACGACCAGCGCGTCCAGGAGGCGCCGTTCTCCGCGGACTCGAACAGGAACGTGCCCGGCCGGTCGGCCGCGAGCTTGCGGTAGACCCCGATCGGCGTCTCGCCGTCGGCGAGGACCCGGCGCACGACCGGGATCACGCGGCGGCTCTCGGCGAGGGCGCGGAAGTCTTCGCGGGAGGGGCTGACCGAGCCGGGACCGGACGGACCGGCGGATGCGCTGACCATGAGCCTCATTGTGCTGCACACCCCGCCGGGGAATTCCCCGGACCCTGAATTCAATGCGTGTTGAATTTGACGCGGGGGTGCGCCATGATGGGAGTGTGAGCACCACCGAGCCTACTTCCCGGCGCCGCGGGCGGCGGCCCGCCGGCGAGGACACCCGCACGGCGCTGGTCGAGGCCGCGCGCGCCGTGTTCGCCGAGAACGGCTACGACGGCGCGACGGTCCGCGCGATCGCCACCCGCGCCGGCGTCGACGCGGCGATGGTCAACCACTGGTTCGGCGGCAAGGAGGGCCTGTTCGCCAAGGCCGTGCTGCAGCTGCCGTTCGACCCGCTGGACCTGCTGGCCACCCTGCGCGACGGCCCCGACGACGAGCTCGGCGAACGGATCGTGCGCACGTTCATCACCCGCTGGGACGGCGCGGGCGGCAGCGTGTTCGTGGCGCTCATCCGCAGCGTCACCGGCCACGAGCAGGCCGGCCACGTGCTGCGCGACTTCTTCCAGAAGTTCTTCACCGCGCTGATCTCGTCGATCGGCTCGGACCGCGTCTCGCTGCGCATGACGCTCTGCGCGTCCCAGATGGTGGGCATGGGCATGATCCGGTACGTGGCGAAGTTCGAGCCGTTCGCCGGCGAGGACGTCGAAGTGCTGGTGCGGGCGGTGGCGCCGAACCTGCAGCGCTACCTCACCGGCGAAATCGGCTGAGCCGCGACCCGATCGCGTACGCGGGCATCGCGTGCGGTCCGGGCTTGCGCGCGCCGCGCGGGAACAGCACGACCATCTGCCGTCCCCAGCCGCCGACCCACGCCCGCTTCACCCGGCCGGCCGGGACGCCGGTGCCGCGCGTCGACAACGTGCACCCGAGGACGATCCCGCTGCCGTCGCGGTAGCGGACGCGCACCTCGGACGGCCACCGCCGCCGTCCCGGGTGCGGCACGACGGTGACGGTCGCGACCCGCCACCCGGTGCGCGCCACCGCGCGGGCCCGGCGGCGCCAGCCCGCGGCGGCCGCGACCGCGACCGGCAGCCCGGCGAAGCCGAGCAGCAGCGCGATCACGCCGAACCCGACGAGGACCTGGTCCTCGTTCGGCTCTTCGGTGGTGCGGGCGCGTTCCGGGCGCGCCGGGTCGTAGACGACGGTCACCGGATCGCCGCGGTGGTACGCGCGGCCGGAGTCGCTGACGATCTCCTCGGCCCAGGACGCGCCCGGCGACCGGTACCGCACCCAGATCGACGGCGAGCCCTTCGTCCGGTCGTGCACCGACACCACCACGCCCGGGGTCCGGACGCCCGTGGCGAGCAGGTCCGCGGCGGACTGCTCCGCGACGAGCAGGCCGGCGAGCCCGCCGGCGGACACGGCGGCCCAGACGAGGACGAGCGCCGCCGCGCGGCGGGCGGTCCGGCGCAGGCCGCGGGTTTCCGCGTCCAGGTCGACGTCGCCGTCGCCGGTCGCGCGTTCGGGCGGCAGCCAGGCGCCGTCGTCCGGCACGCGGTCGCGCAGCACCAGGTCGGCGGCGCGCACGCGGCGGGCGCCGAACGCGGAAAGCGCCAGTGAACCGGCCAGGACGGCGGCCTCGATGGGCAGCTCGCCGTCCTCGAAGACGTATCCGGGCGCCAGAAGCGAATAGGCCATTCCGGCCGTGACGATCAGGAAGACGAGCCCGCTGATCACGACGACGGCCAGCCACGCCACCCGGCGCCGGCCGGGGTCGTCGAGCGCCATCAGGTGAGCGTAGGACCGCCGGGCCGCTACCGGGCCAGCAGGAGCGCGACGAGCGCCAGCGCGCCCGGCAGGACCTGGACGAACAGGATGCGCCGGCTCGCTGTCGCGGCGCCGTAGAGGCCCGCGACGATCACGCAGATCAGGCCGTACAGCTGGAGCTGGAACTCCTGCGCGACCAGGCCCCAGACGAGCGCGAGCGCGAGGAAGCCGTTGTACAGGCCCTGGTTCGCCGCGAGCGTCTTGCTCTCGCGCGCGAACCCCTCGGTGGTGCCGAAGGCCGCGCGGGCCCGCGGTGTCGTCCAGAGGAACATCTCCAGCACGACGATGGCGACGTGGATCAGGGCGACCAGCCCGATCAGGACGTCCGCGACGATCCTCACGCGAACTCTTTCTCGTCGGCCAGAAGCAGGCGCTCCTCGGTGTCGAAACAGGTGTGCGTGCCGGTGTGACAGGCCGGGCCGGTCTGGTCGACGCGCAGCAGCACCGTATCGCCGTCGCAGTCGATGCGCACTTCGCGGACGTGCTGGTAGTGCCCGGACGTCTCGCCCTTGACCCACAGCTTCTGCCTGCTGCGGCTCCAGTACGTGCCGCGGCGGGTGGCCAGGGTGGCGGCGAGGGCTTCGTCGTTCATCCAGGCCATCATCAGCACGTCCGATGTGGCGTGCTCGACGACGACCGCGGCGATCAGGCCGTCGGCGTTGCGCTTGAGGCGCGCGGAGACGGCCGCGTTCAGGGTCATGCCCGTACTCCCAGGATGTGCCGCTTCAGCGGCATCGAATTCAACAGGACGAAGGCGTAGCCGTACCCGGCGAAGGACAGGCCGGAGAACAGCTTGTTCCACCACAGTTCCGCGCCCAGCAACAGGAACGCGTGCAGCAGCGCGAACACGACGGTGACGACGAGGCCGCCGATGCGGGCGCTGCCCATCTTGAGCGCGAGGCCGGTCGTCACGACGCCGCCGAGGATCAGCGCGAGCGCGGGCATCCGGTAGATCTCGAGGCCAGACCCGGCGCCCAGGACCGGGATCAGGTCGAGCAGCGCCCACGCCAGCGGCAGCCCGACCAGCAGCGCGGCGGTGACCTTCACCTCGACGGGTGCCTGCCAGGACTTCACCGGACCTCGACCCCGCCTTCGCGCAGCGCGTCCTTGACGTCGCCGATCTTCAGCTGTCCGAAGTGGAACACGCTGGCGGCGAGCACCGCGTCCGCGCCGGTTTTCACGGCGGGCAGGAAGTGCTCGACCGCGCCCGCTCCCCCGCTGGCGATCACCGGGACGCGCACGGCCTTGCGGACCAGCGCGATGAGCTCGAGGTCGAAGCCGTTCTTGGTGCCGTCGGCGTCCATGGAGTTGAGCAGGATCTCGCCGACGCCGAGTTCCTCGCCGCGCGCGGCCCATTCGACGGCGTCGATGCCGGTGCCGCGGCGGCCGCCGTGGGTGGTGACCTCGAAGCCGGAGGGGGTCGGCTCCCCGCCTTCGGGCACGCGGCGCGCGTCGACCGACAGGACGATGCACTGGGCGCCGAACCGCCGCGACGCTTCGCTGAGGAACTCGGGCCGCGCGATGGCGGCGGTGTTGATGCTCACCTTGTCGGCGCCGGTGCGCAGCAGCCGGTTCACGTCGTCGTTGCTGCGGACGCCGCCGCCGACGGTGAGCGGGATGAAGACCTGCTCGGCGGTGCGGCGGACCACGTCGTAGGTGGTTTCGCGGTCGCCGGAGGAGGCGGTGACGTCGAGGAACGTCAGCTCGTCGGCCCCTTCGGCGTCGTAACGCCGGGCCAGTTCGACGGGATCGCCGGCGTCGCGCAGGCCGGCGAAGTTGACACCCTTCACGACCCGGCCGGCGTCGACGTCGAGACAGGGGATCACCCGCACCGCGACAGACATGCCCACCAGCGTAGTCAAGGGCGTTCTAAGCTCGGCCAATGGCACGGGCGGGGCGGCGGCCGGGGCAGACCGAGACGCGCGAGAAGATCCTGGCAGCGGCCCGGCACCGGTTCGCGGAGCTGGGCTACGACGGCGCGACGGTCCGCGGGATAGCGGCGGACGCGGGCGTCAACGCGGCACTGCTGCACCATTTTTTCGGCAGCAAGCAGGCGCTGTTCGCGGCGGCGATGAACCTCCCGGTGAACCCGGCCACGGTGGTACCGGCCATCCTTTCGGGTGATCGCGCGGAGGTGGGCGAGCGCCTGGTGAGAACGTTCCTGGGCTTCTGGGCCACCCCGGACGGCCGGACCCCGTTCGTGGCCATGCTCCGCGCGGCGGCGACGAACGACCAGGTGGCGACGATGCTGCGCCAGTTCATCGAGCGCACGGTGCTGGCCCAGGTGGCCACGGCGCTGGAGGTGCCGAAGGCGCGGGTGGCGGGCATCGCGGCCCAGCTGATCGGCGTGGCGCTGCTGCGGTACGTGATCAAGCTGCCGCCGCTGGTGCAGGCATCGGACGAGGAGATCGTGGCGATGCTGGCGCCGGTGGCCCAGTACTATCTCACTCCGGGAGATGACGCAGGGTAAGCTGAGGCGAGCGTTCTGTGAGCCGGGGGAGGGCTTGACGATGCCATCGGGGGTGTATGACCCGAACACGCGCCGGGCACCGCTGGAGCGGGTGATCCCGGAGGCGGGGTCGTATGGCGGGGCGGAGACGGGCGGGGCCGGGTTCGCGTACGACGAGGCGACACTGCACAGCCTGGCGAAGGAGTGGCGGGAGCTGGCGAACGAATTCCGGGACGACGTCGGCCGCGCGGAAGCCATCGCCCGTGCGCAAGGTCCTGGCCTCGAGTACGCCAGCGAGGGGAACGCGGAACTCGTCCGCGCGTCCGGGCGGGCATTGGCGGAGACCTTGCAGCAGCGAGCTGACTATTGTGACGCGATGGCCGACAAGTTCGTTGCCGCACTGGGCAAGTACGCGACCGCCGAAGACACCCATGCCACCGAAATAGGCGATTCCACGAAAGGCATTGTCTAGTGCGCCGCGCGCTTCTTCCGATCTCTGCCGGGCTGCTCTCGCTCACTGCGTGTTCGACGATGACTTCCGGCACAGCTGCACCGGCCGCCACGCCGAGTCTTCCCTCGCCGTCTGGCGCGAGCCAGGAAGTACCAGGACCCGGCGTCCCGAAGGTCGCGGTCCCGCTCGACACGGACCGGTTCAAGTCCGCGCCGTGCTCCGCACTGACCGCGGCCCAGGTGACCGAGCTGTTCGGCCGGGAGATAACAGCCAAGCCGGACATCGAAGGGCCTGGAGGTCCGGGATGCAGCTGGGATCCGGTCGACGGTTCGCGCGCCAGCGTCAACGTCCTCTTCACGACGGTCGACGACCTGGGCCTGACCAGCGTCTACCGCGAGCAGGGGAAGGCCTACAAGTTCTTTCAGCCGCTGGATCCGGTCGACGGCTATCCCGTGGTCGCGTACGGAACCTCCGATGCCCGCTCGACCGGCCGCTGTTCCGTCGCCGTCGGCACGAGCGACCGCTCCACGGTCGACATCACGATCTTCCAATCCCAGGCCAAGATCGGCACCACTGACCCGTGCCAGGTGGCTCGGACGGTGGCCGAGAAGGTCGTCGCTTCGCTCAAGGGAACCAGCTGACTCATCCCGCGGTAGAAAACTTCGCCACCTCGTGCATCAACCTCACCCCCTCGCGCGTCCATAGGGGTGACGGAAGGGACGTACGTGGGCTTCGAAGACTTCGTGGCGGAGCGGCTTGACGGGCTGCTCCGCTACGCCACCGTCCTGACCAACGACCCGCATCTGGCGCAGGACATCGTCCAGGACGTGCTGCTCCGCGCCCAGCAGCGGTGGGACGCCATCGACTCCCCGCCCACCTACGTGCGGCGGATGGTCACCAACGAGTACCTCTCCTGGCGCCGGCGGGCCGTGCGCCGGATGGTGCCCAGCAGTCACGACGTCCTCGACGCGCTCGGGCCTCCCGAAGCCGATCCCTCGGCCGCCTACGACGAGCGGGACGCCATGCTCGGCCTGCTCGCCACGCTGCCGCGCAAGCAGCGTGCCGCCGTCGTCCTGCGCTACTACGAGAACTACTCCGACGCCGAGATCGCCGGCTTCCTGCGCTGCGGTACCTCGACCGTGCGCAGCCAGATCTCCCGGGCGCTGGCCACCCTGCGCCAGGCCCCGCACCCGACGGCCCTCACCACCGGAGACCACGGATGACCCGCAGCGAGCACGAGACCGAGACGCTGATCCGGGAGAGCCTCGACCGCCTCGCCGCCCGTGCCCCCGACGGTCACGCCGTGCGGGAAGCGCTCGCGCGGCGGGAACGGCGGGCGCCCGTGCGGCTGGCGCTGGTCGCCGCCGCCGTCGTGGTGCTCGTGGCCGCCGTCATCGCCGGGACACAGGCGTTCACCACCACGTCGGACCTGGTGCCCACGGCCGGGCGGCCGGTGCTCGGCTTCAGCCCCGGCTGGCTGCCGGACGGCTTCACCGAGCAGTACCGCGAGGGCGGCCCCGGCACCGCGCCGCAGGTCCGGCGGTGGTTCGCCGGTCCGGCCGAGCTCACGCTCTCGGCGTACTCGACCGCGGACCCGGAATGGTCGCGGACCGCGCTGCGGATCGCGGCGCTCCACGACCAGGTCCTGGTGCACGGCCGGGTCGCGATGGTCACCGGCGACACCGGCAGCGCGGCGGTGCTGACCTGGCTGGCCGACGACGACCACGTGCTCACGGCCGAGGTGCGCGGCGTACCGGACGCGCGGTCGGTCGCCCAGCACGTCGCCGACGAGGTCACGGCCGAACCGGTCGGCGTCCGCGGCGAGCTGCGCTTCGGAGCGTTGCCCGCGGGGCTCACCGAGCGGTCGGCGGCGGTGGCGGGCACGGGTCCGAACGACGCGACCACGACGCTGACGGCGGCCGACCTGGCACGGCCATCGGCCGCGGCGGTGCGCGCGACGGCGAGCGCGGGCTCCCCCGGCGTGAACGGCGCGGCACCGGTGACCGTCCGCGGCGGGCAGGGGTTCTTCGTGGCACCCGGGCAGGGGCAGGACGCGATGGTCGCGGTGCGCCTGCCTTCGGGCCGCTGGCTGACGGTGTCTGGCGCGCGGCCGGAGGCGGAACTGGTCGCCGTCGCGGACGGCGTTCATCTCGACCCGTCGCCGGACTACCGGTGGCTCGGGCGCGCGGGCAGCTGAGCCGCCATCGGACCTGAGACGAAACGCAGCGCGCGGGCCAGCCGCGAACCCGGGCCACCGGCGGTCCGGCCCGCTTCGCTGCACCAGCCGCCGCCGTGTGTGTCGGCCCCATGGTCGAGGAACAGCCAGGCGACCTGACGGCGAGGAAGCCGTCGAACACGCCGGTGGTTCCGGCGGCTGAGCAGCCCCCACCCGTCCCGGGGGTCCGGCCCCGATCCCATTCTATCGGGCCGCCCCGACGGAAACCCCGAACCGAGCGCGGTTGTCCACATCTCGCGCGGGCTGTGGACAACCCGCGCCCCTTGACGCGGGAAACTCATCGCGCGCAGAATTAAACGTATGACTAATTCTGCGCTGGCGGTCGCCGGTCTGCGGGTCCGTCGCGGGGGCCGCCTCGTCGTGCGGGACGTCAGCTTCGACGTGCCGCGCGGGGCCGTCACCGGGCTGCTCGGCCCGAGCGGCTGCGGCAAGACCACCCTCATGCGCGCGGTCGTCGGCGTGCAGATCGTCGAAGCCGGCACCGTCACCGTGCTCGGCCTGCCCGCCGGCAGCCCGCCGCTGCGGCGGCGG
Proteins encoded in this region:
- a CDS encoding TetR/AcrR family transcriptional regulator, which produces MARAGRRPGQTETREKILAAARHRFAELGYDGATVRGIAADAGVNAALLHHFFGSKQALFAAAMNLPVNPATVVPAILSGDRAEVGERLVRTFLGFWATPDGRTPFVAMLRAAATNDQVATMLRQFIERTVLAQVATALEVPKARVAGIAAQLIGVALLRYVIKLPPLVQASDEEIVAMLAPVAQYYLTPGDDAG
- a CDS encoding DUF3592 domain-containing protein, with the protein product MALDDPGRRRVAWLAVVVISGLVFLIVTAGMAYSLLAPGYVFEDGELPIEAAVLAGSLALSAFGARRVRAADLVLRDRVPDDGAWLPPERATGDGDVDLDAETRGLRRTARRAAALVLVWAAVSAGGLAGLLVAEQSAADLLATGVRTPGVVVSVHDRTKGSPSIWVRYRSPGASWAEEIVSDSGRAYHRGDPVTVVYDPARPERARTTEEPNEDQVLVGFGVIALLLGFAGLPVAVAAAAGWRRRARAVARTGWRVATVTVVPHPGRRRWPSEVRVRYRDGSGIVLGCTLSTRGTGVPAGRVKRAWVGGWGRQMVVLFPRGARKPGPHAMPAYAIGSRLSRFRR
- a CDS encoding DUF1304 domain-containing protein, with translation MRIVADVLIGLVALIHVAIVVLEMFLWTTPRARAAFGTTEGFARESKTLAANQGLYNGFLALALVWGLVAQEFQLQLYGLICVIVAGLYGAATASRRILFVQVLPGALALVALLLAR
- a CDS encoding SigE family RNA polymerase sigma factor, which produces MGFEDFVAERLDGLLRYATVLTNDPHLAQDIVQDVLLRAQQRWDAIDSPPTYVRRMVTNEYLSWRRRAVRRMVPSSHDVLDALGPPEADPSAAYDERDAMLGLLATLPRKQRAAVVLRYYENYSDAEIAGFLRCGTSTVRSQISRALATLRQAPHPTALTTGDHG
- a CDS encoding anthranilate synthase component I; the encoded protein is MVSASAGPSGPGSVSPSREDFRALAESRRVIPVVRRVLADGETPIGVYRKLAADRPGTFLFESAENGASWTRWSFIGVRSPAALTVRDGEAVWTGTPPVGLPSEGNPLTVLRETIEALHTEPLPGLPPLTGGMVGYIGYDAVRWLEKLPELAERDLDIPELTMLLATDLAAFDHHEGTVTLIANAVNWDDSPERVDAAYDDAVARLGAMTEQLQVPAPATVAAFDRPAPEFVRKRSKADFHAAVEKAVEAIKAGEAFQIVPSQRFEIPTAADALDIYRVLRTSNPSPYMYLLRLAGFDIVGSSPESLVTVRDGRATTHPIAGTRWRGADPEEDAQLAKDLLADEKERAEHLMLVDLGRNDLGKVCKPGTVRVVDFFQIERYSHVMHIVSTVTGELADGKTAFDAVTACFPAGTLSGAPKVRAMELIEELEPVRRALYGGVVGYLDFAGDADTAIAIRTALVKDGIAHVQAGGGVVADSVPDYEDTESLNKARTVLSAVAAAQTMVAAGALDPAADSARV
- a CDS encoding TetR/AcrR family transcriptional regulator, whose translation is MRVEFDAGVRHDGSVSTTEPTSRRRGRRPAGEDTRTALVEAARAVFAENGYDGATVRAIATRAGVDAAMVNHWFGGKEGLFAKAVLQLPFDPLDLLATLRDGPDDELGERIVRTFITRWDGAGGSVFVALIRSVTGHEQAGHVLRDFFQKFFTALISSIGSDRVSLRMTLCASQMVGMGMIRYVAKFEPFAGEDVEVLVRAVAPNLQRYLTGEIG
- a CDS encoding DUF3558 domain-containing protein, with translation MRRALLPISAGLLSLTACSTMTSGTAAPAATPSLPSPSGASQEVPGPGVPKVAVPLDTDRFKSAPCSALTAAQVTELFGREITAKPDIEGPGGPGCSWDPVDGSRASVNVLFTTVDDLGLTSVYREQGKAYKFFQPLDPVDGYPVVAYGTSDARSTGRCSVAVGTSDRSTVDITIFQSQAKIGTTDPCQVARTVAEKVVASLKGTS
- the hisF gene encoding imidazole glycerol phosphate synthase subunit HisF encodes the protein MSVAVRVIPCLDVDAGRVVKGVNFAGLRDAGDPVELARRYDAEGADELTFLDVTASSGDRETTYDVVRRTAEQVFIPLTVGGGVRSNDDVNRLLRTGADKVSINTAAIARPEFLSEASRRFGAQCIVLSVDARRVPEGGEPTPSGFEVTTHGGRRGTGIDAVEWAARGEELGVGEILLNSMDADGTKNGFDLELIALVRKAVRVPVIASGGAGAVEHFLPAVKTGADAVLAASVFHFGQLKIGDVKDALREGGVEVR
- the hisI gene encoding phosphoribosyl-AMP cyclohydrolase, giving the protein MTLNAAVSARLKRNADGLIAAVVVEHATSDVLMMAWMNDEALAATLATRRGTYWSRSRQKLWVKGETSGHYQHVREVRIDCDGDTVLLRVDQTGPACHTGTHTCFDTEERLLLADEKEFA